In Triticum urartu cultivar G1812 chromosome 6, Tu2.1, whole genome shotgun sequence, the following proteins share a genomic window:
- the LOC125512250 gene encoding F-box protein At5g07610-like yields MTSGGGGGEHGCTEQGHLPATDRRGRDEDAPPHSAPPFPFPEAALETKKKQKLVQQPSLEIPDSALVEILSRVPYRSLCRFKCVSKPWLALCSDPDIRRRCPQTLSGFFYNRSGCGLSFRNLSGRGPPLVDPSLPFLRGRYGRVEIQQCCGGLLLCRYWDSYKGRNKKKFGYAVCNPATGEWTVLTLIVLPDPVDGVPVIYNVNDLFLGFDAAVPSRFVVFAPLSNSFGEFAQVAIFSSETRRWASVESEWPYKTVLLGGTACAYLNGTMHLTTHSGTIVSVDAEGETWREIEDGMEEYREVVSIGHSQGSLHAWLIDNDKDPELCVWVLEDYGSGKWTLKHTVEISELFGRQPDKDEACYSMLAIHPDCNLVFLTDNKKMTVSYDMDTRKVDVICTSGELLVGAPYVPCFVEMSAGGH; encoded by the exons ATGACgtcaggaggaggaggaggcgagcATGGCTGCACGGAGCAGGGCCACCTGCCGGCGACCGACCGCCGTGGCCGCGACGAGGACGCCCCTCCCCATTCCGCGCCGCCATTCCCCTTCCCCGAAGCAGCGCTCGAG acgaagaagaagcagaagCTGGTGCAGCAGCCCTCGCTGGAGATCCCCGACAGTGCGCTCGTCGAGATCCTGTCGCGGGTGCCCTACAGGTCGCTCTGCCGCTTCAAGTGCGTGTCCAAGCCATGGCTCGCCCTCTGTTCCGACCCGGACATCCGCAGGAGGTGCCCGCAGACCCTGTCCGGCTTCTTCTACAACCGGAGCGGCTGCGGCCTCAGCTTCCGCAATCTGTCCGGGAGAGGCCCCCCTCTGGTCGACCCTTCGCTCCCGTTCCTACGAGGGCGCTACGGGCGCGTCGAGATCCAGCAGTGCTGCGGCGGCCTCCTCCTCTGCAGATACTGGGACTCGTACAAAGGGCGGAACAAGAAGAAATTCGGGTACGCTGTGTGCAATCCTGCCACCGGGGAATGGACTGTGCTGACCCTCATTGTTTTGCCGGACCCGGTGGACGGCGTTCCTGTGATCTACAATGTGAACGATCTCTTCCTGGGGTTCGACGCCGCCGTTCCGTCCCGCTTCGTGGTGTTTGCGCCCCTGAGCAATTCTTTCGGCGAGTTCGCGCAGGTGGCCATCTTCTCATCGGAGACTAGGCGGTGGGCTTCCGTGGAGAGCGAGTGGCCTTACAAAACCGTTCTTCTTGGTGGTACGGCTTGTGCCTACCTGAATGGCACAATGCATCTGACTACCCATAGTGGTACAATAGTCAGTGTCGACGCGGAGGGGGAGACTTGGAGGGAAATTGAGGATGGCATGGAGGAGTACCGTGAGGTTGTTTCTATTGGGCATTCTCAGGGCAGCTTGCATGCTTGGCTGATAGATAATGATAAGGATCCCGAACTCTGTGTTTGGGTTCTTGAAGATTATGGTAGTGGAAAGTGGACCCTGAAGCACACTGTTGAGATATCGGAACTTTTCGGGAGGCAGCCGGACAAAGACGAAGCGTGTTATAGCATGCTTGCAATCCATCCAGATTGTAATTTGGTTTTCCTCACCGACAACAAGAAGATGACAGTGTCGTATGATATGGATACTCGGAAAGTTGATGTTATCTGCACTTCTGGAGAATTACTGGTTGGTGCACCTTATGTTCCTTGTTTTGTGGAAATGTCGGCAGGTGGTCACTGA
- the LOC125512251 gene encoding uncharacterized protein LOC125512251 — translation MAAVLDAWRSKSAAITSWCVSALWSGLRRRHRRTAYALGAGGLKLSYDALSYAQNFDDGSCPGECEPDFTARFAPAGARRPSITCCP, via the coding sequence ATGGCGGCCGTGTTGGACGCGTGGCGCAGCAAGAGCGCGGCCATCACGTCGTGGTGCGTGTCGGCGCTGTGGAGCGGGCTCAGGCGAAGGCACCGGCGGACGGCGTACGCCCTCGGAGCCGGTGGGCTCAAGCTCAGCTACGACGCGCTCAGCTACGCCCAGAACTTCGACGACGGGAGCTGCCCCGGCGAGTGCGAGCCCGACTTTACGGCCAGGTTCGCGCCCGCTGGAGCGCGGAGGCCGTCGATCACTTGCTGTCCTTAG
- the LOC125513970 gene encoding mitochondrial aspartate-glutamate transporter AGC1, translating to MSSNRRASKARKSTTNYYRLPFDKHRLFDPDAFLSKDRCANQSQSTQSGSRHTDKLFTTPQLVSALTGIWNLVGHPESSGTTDQRSVSEDILHTEDPVCFTRDREGHTLTSCSESSTGLNSQTCLSTPKSIHEDLRLLKKMLMLRSRSNMIGASATWRHMHLTSKLGNMHYQNIYPMQTKKLGACATSSSMEIKEGDCFGRGDNCCNQTGDMPAEQCTSSSEEDNITYACENSLHDEKLNAEVSREYSNMSACSSEQVCKEARIMLENQISSTCEHIRPEGLTCTSCVVGDAIVNPPNVHQYTYGEDVSQQHFVDKRSSEFESSLGHRFHGPVGANKHAAAGALAGTVVSISLHPVDTVKTIIQANSSGQSSFYHILRRTLVERGVLGLYGGLASKIACSAPISAIYTLTYEIVKGSLLPTLPKDYHSIAHCAAGGCSSIATSFIFTPSECIKQQMQVGSQYQNCWKALVGCLQRGGIASLYAGWGAVLCRNIPHSIVKFYAYESLKQFLLNASPANAKLNSGQTLICGGFAGSTAALFTNPFDVVKTRVQLQALSPVRKYEGVLHALAHIFEQEGLRGLYRGLSPRLLMYVSQGALFFTSYEFLKTIMFPEQELQANNI from the exons ATGAGCTCAAATCGTAGAGCTTCAAAAGCTCGAAAATCAACAACTAATTACTACCGGCTTCCATTTGATAAGCACCGATTATTTGATCCAGATGCATTTCTTTCAAAGGATCGTTGTGCCAATCAATCACAAAGTACTCAATCAGGCAGCAGACATACTGATAAACTATTCACTACTCCTCAGTTAGTATCTGCATTGACAGGGATCTGGAATCTTGTTGGGCACCCAGAATCTTCTGGCACAACAGATCAAAGATCTGTGAGCGAGGATATTTTGCACACGGAAGACCCTGTGTGCTTTACTAGGGACCGAGAAGGACACACATTGACATCTTGCAGCGAAAGCTCAACTGGCCTCAACTCTCAAACCTGTTTATCAACACCAAAATCAATCCATGAAGATCTTAGATTGCTGAAGAAGATGTTAATGCTCCGATCACGCAGCAACATGATCGGTGCTTCTGCCACATGGAGACATATGCATCTTACCAGTAAACTTGGGAACATGCATTATCAAAATATATACCCCATGCAAACCAAAAAGCTAGGAGCTTGTGCTACTTCCAGCAGTATGGAAATCAAGGAGGGCGACTGCTTCGGAAGGGGTGATAACTGTTGCAATCAAACAGGAGACATGCCAGCTGAACAATGCACGAGCTCAAGTGAGGAGGATAATATCACGTATGCCTGTGAAAATTCTCTACACGATGAGAAATTAAACGCAGAGGTTTCTAGAGAATACTCCAATATGTCTGCTTGTTCATCAGAGCAGGTTTGCAAAGAGGCAAGGATAATGCTGGAAAATCAGATTTCCAGCACATGTGAACATATTCGGCCTGAAGGGTTGACATGCACATCTTGTGTGGTTGGTGATGCTATTGTTAACCCACCAAATGTACACCAATATACATACGGGGAAGATGTATCTCAGCAGCATTTTGTAGACAAGCGTTCATCAGAGTTTGAATCATCCTTGGGGCATCGATTTCATGGTCCTGTTGGTGCGAACAAGCATGCTGCTGCAGGAGCACTAGCTGGGACAGTTGTCAGTATCTCTCTGCATCCAGTTGATACGGTGAAAACCATTATTCAGGCTAACAGTTCTGGGCAAAGCTCATTCTACCACATACTAAGACGCACCCTTGTTGAGAGAG GTGTCTTAGGACTTTATGGAGGGCTTGCTAGCAAAATTGCTTGTTCTGCACCAATTTCAGCTATTTATACCCTAACTTACGAAATAGTAAAGGGGTCACTTCTTCCTACTTTGCCGAAG GACTACCATTCCATTGCTCATTGTGCTGCGGGTGGTTGTTCTAGTATTGCAACCTCCTTTATTTTTACACCAAGCGAATGCATAAAACAACAGATGCAAGTCGGCTCGCAGTATCAGAATTGCTG GAAGGCTTTAGTTGGATGTCTACAAAGGGGTGGCATTGCTTCGTTATATGCTGGATGGGGGGCTGTTCTTTGCAGAAATATTCCACATTCTATAGTAAAG TTTTATGCCTACGAGAGTCTGAAGCAATTTCTGTTGAATGCATCACCTGCTAATGCTAAACTCAATTCTGGCCAGACG CTCATTTGTGGAGGTTTTGCAGGATCAACTGCTGCTCTGTTTACAAATCCATTCGATGTTGTGAAGACACGAGTACAGTTACAG GCACTCAGCCCTGTTAGAAAGTATGAAGGGGTTCTTCATGCCCTTGCGCACATTTTTGAGCAAGAAGGGTTACGAGGTCTTTACAG GGGTTTAAGCCCAAGGCTGCTCATGTATGTATCCCAAGGGGCGCTGTTTTTTACATCCTATGAGTTTCTCAAAACAATTATGTTTCCTGAACAAGAGCTTCAGGCAAACAACATCTGA